A region from the Malus domestica chromosome 07, GDT2T_hap1 genome encodes:
- the LOC139197788 gene encoding transcription factor GTE1-like, producing the protein MEMWSVKVMRVSSPLKRTSSEKRKLWVTLARLSPEDLSKALEIVAQSNPGFQATADKVDLDIDAQTQSTLWRLKVFVKDAIQVQGKSPASMVSNTNTNNNSGNNKTNHNISNAITRRKREISDAIVKTTKKKSKKPSPS; encoded by the exons ATGGAGATGTGGTCTGTGAAGGTAATGCGTGTGTCGTCCCCTTTAAAGCGTACATCCAGCG AGAAGAGAAAACTCTGGGTAACGCTCGCCAGATTGTCGCCTGAGGATCTCAGTAAGGCGTTGGAGATTGTTGCGCAAAGTAATCCCGGTTTCCAGGCTACTGCTGATAAGGTGGACCTTGACATCGATGCTCAG ACTCAGTCTACCTTATGGAGGTTGAAGGTTTTTGTGAAGGATGCTATACAAGTTCAAGGCAAGAGTCCAGCAAGCATGGTTAGCAACACCAACACCAACAACAACAGCGGCAATAATAAAACTAATCATAACATCAGCAACGCTATTACTAGGCGAAAAAGAGAGATTTCCGACGCTATCGTCAAAACTACCAAGAAAAAGAGCAAAAAACCTTCTCCTTCGTAA
- the LOC103439512 gene encoding E3 SUMO-protein ligase SIZ1-like, with protein sequence MDVVVECKRKLASFRVTDLKDVLTQLGRSKQGRKQDLIDRILAEVSDQQRFLPPSNALHPSKKKIIEKKGIAELIDKAYRKLPNAASADSASKEQSGSDTCSVKPKKEVKTFNDPDVKICCPCGSALPTGSTIQCVDPSCQVQQHIGCVIIPEKTGDCNVPVRPLFYCELCRLKRVDPFWVTLVDLLSPVKLVTSNIPIDGTNPTQRVEKTFPLSRANRDILKDNEYDVQAWCILLNDSVSFRMQWPQYADLQVNGMNVRTVNRPAHQLIGANGRDDGALIKLCIWEGINKISLSACDNRAFCFGVRLVQRRTVQQVRNLIPKEEDGELFEDALARVRRCIGGGPAVAAEDSDSDLEVISDSISVNLRCPMSGSRMKVAGRFKPCAHMGCFDLETFVELNQRSRKWQCPVCLKNYSVEDVIIDRYFNRITAMMRNCGEDITEINVKPDGSWSAKTKGEIGDLAQWHLPDGSPCGDSHLEPSRKLKLESGLNEDHRVMYNGVTEVRGHQHGPLEKVYEGCSHNVITMSSSDCSGHMDFSVNEDNEINSVPYNSDPTFSNMNGDSAEARNTDIIILSDSEEEDANFVSSGTPYNPLRVSGTDSVFQFFGNVSGSFIDDTLVPEDLNSSTQVMNSSMFHADAGLDLIENTLPFASEDPSLQNFLPTQPSALLEQSDSGHPPPESNGISGDDWISLRLGRVDESVPNSCPGPASTNEVQLSNECESDEATPLIKDRTDEVRSNKVKSRRFSDGPFSFPRQPRTLRQRVYLPVESNSE encoded by the exons ATGGATGTGGTGGTCGAGTGCAAG AGAAAATTGGCATCCTTTCGAGTCACAGACCTTAAGGATGTTCTGACTCAGCTGGGTAGATCTAAGCAAGGGCGGAAACAG GATCTGATTGATAGAATCCTAGCAGAAGTTTCAGATCAACAAA GGTTCTTACCACCATCCAATGCACTCCATccatcaaagaaaaaaatcattGAGAAGAAAGGAATAGCGGAACTGATTGATAAAGCTTACAG AAAATTGCCGAATGCAGCATCAGCTGATTCTGCTTCAAAGGAACAGAGTGGTTCAGACACCTGCAGTGTAAAACCTAAAAAGGAAGTTAAAACTTTTAATGATCCAGATGTGAAGATTTGCTGCCCCTGTGGAAGTGCATTGCCTACTGGGTCGACGATACAG TGTGTGGACCCAAGTTGTCAAGTGCAGCAACATATTGGTTGTGTTATTATCCCAGAGAAAACAGGGGATTGCAATGTACCAGTTCGGCCTCTTTTCTACTGTGAATTGTGTCGTCTCAAACGAGTAGATCC TTTTTGGGTGACTCTGGTAGATCTACTATCTCCGGTGAAACTAGttacttcaaatattccaaTAGATGg TACAAATCCTACTCAGAGAGTAGAGAAGACATTTCCACTTTCTAGAGCCAATAGAGATATACTAAAGGATAATGAGTATGATGTTCAG gCATGGTGTATACTTCTTAATGATAGTGTTTCATTTAGAATGCAATGGCCACAGTATGCAGATTTACAGGTCAATG GTATGAATGTTAGGACAGTTAATAGACCTGCACATCAATTGATAGGTGCCAATGGTCGTGATGATGGAGCATTA ATCAAATTATGCATTTGGGAGGGAATCAATAAGATTTCACTATCAGCATGTGATAATCGTGCTTTCTGTTTCGGTGTCAGACTTGTACAGCGACGAACAGTTCAGCAG GTTCGCAACTTGATTCCTAAAGAAGAAGATGGTGAGCTTTTTGAAGATGCACTAGCACGAGTTCGTCGTTGCATTGGCGGTGGGCCTGCTGTTGCAGCTGAAGATAGTGATAGTGACCTGGAAGTAATTTCAGACTCAATATCAGTAAATCTCCGCTGTCCT ATGAGTGGTAGTCGAATGAAGGTAGCTGGCAGATTCAAACCTTGTGCCCACATGGGTTGCTTTGATCTTGAAACTTTTGTGGAGCTAAACCAACGCTCTAGGAAG TGGCAATGTCCTGTATGCCTGAAGAACTACTCTGTAGAGGATGTCATCATTGACCGTTATTTCAATCGCATTACAGCTATG ATGCGAAATTGTGGAGAAGACATAACAGAGATCAACGTAAAGCCAGATGGTTCTTGGAGTGCAAAGACCAAAGGCGAGATTGGTGATCTTGCGCAGTGGCATTTGCCTGATGGATCTCCATGCGGTGATAGTCATTTAGAACCCTCGAGGAAGTTGAAGCTGGAATCTGGTTTAAACGAAGATCATAGAGTTATGTATAATGGGGTTACTGAAGTTCGTGGGCATCAGCATGGTCCATTAGAGAAAGTATATGAAGGCTGCAGTCACAATGTAATAACAATGAGCAGCAGTGACTGCAGCGGGCACATGGATTTCTCTGTAAATGAGGACAATGAAATCAATTCTGTACCATATAATTCTGATCCAACGTTTTCAAATATGAATGGTGATTCTGCTGAAGCTAGGAATACTGACATCATCATTCTTAGTGACTCCGAAGAAGAAGATGCCAACTTTGTTTCTTCTGGAACCCCGTACAATCCATTGCGAGTAAGTGGAACAGATTCTGTGTTCCAATTCTTTGGTAATGTCTCTGGTTCTTTCATTGATGACACATTGGTTCCAGAGGATCTAAATTCGAGCACCCAAGTTATGAACTCTTCTATGTTCCATGCCGATGCTGGATTGGActtgattgaaaacaccttgcCCTTTGCTAGTGAGGACCCCTCACTGCAAAATTTTCTTCCAACTCAGCCCTCGGCTTTGTTGGAACAGTCTGATTCTGGACATCCTCCTCCAGAATCGAATGGCATTAGTGGGGACGACTGGATCTCTCTTCGACTTGGCAGGGTCGATGAAAGTGTTCCCAATTCCTGCCCTGGACCTGCATCCACAAATGAAGTACAACTGAGTAATGAATGTGAATCAGATGAAG CTACTCCTTTAATTAAGGATAGAACTGATGAGGTTAGGTCTAACAAAGTAAAGTCGCGGAGATTTTCAGACGGACCTTTCTCCTTTCCTCGTCAGCCAAGGACTTTGAGACAACGAGTTTATCTACCAGTAGAATCCAACTCTGAATAG